The DNA segment CACCCGGGGCTGCTTCATCGTGACGATGAGCTGCACCAGTACGGCGCCGATGATGCTCGGGAAGATGTAGAGCCGGGCGACGTCGACAATATCGGCGGGAATGATGCTGACCAGCCAGGTGCCGAGCACCCCAACGAACAGGAGCATCGAGAAGACGTGGACCATCGCGGCCCCACAGATGGCCATCAGCGCTGAGAACTCGCCGCGCTTGGTTCCCGCCTTTGCCCCCACGGCCGCCTGGGCCACCAGGGCTGAGGGAAGCAGTTTGTTGGCGATATTGCCGATCATGAATGCCTGGTACATGGCGGCGGGTCCGAGGACCGGGTAGTAGGTGATCGGCTCGACGAACCAGAGGACAAAGAAGGCGGCAGCGACGGCAAAGAACGCGGTCCAGATCATCCCGGAGGTGATGCCGAGATCGGTGAACAGGACAAGGTAGATGGGAGCGGAGAGGGAGAACATCAGCGCGATGATCATGGTGATGCGTCCCCAGCGGGAAGTGGTGCGATCAAACTGGTCGACGGCGGCGGTCTGTTCAGCAGTGGCGGTAAAGGTCATGGCTTGTTCCTTTCGTGGAGGGTGCTGCTCAGGCCGCTGCGGGAGCGAGGCCGGCGGTGTGGGCGAAGTAGGCGACCGCGAGGCCCACCAGGATGGCAATACCGAGGCCCCACTCCCGGAGCCAGGCGGCGGACAGCGTCTTGGCGAGGAAGAGACAGACACCCATCACCAGGGCTGAGACGATCACGGTGATGATGTGCACCGGTGTTTTCCCGAACTCGGCAATGCCCAGGCTGGCGAAGGCACCGATCAGGGCGGCCGCGGGGACGATCGCCATCAGCGCCGGGTTGACGTGGCGCAGTTTGGAATCACCCCGCTTCAGCAGCGGTGTGAGGGCGAGGGTGGCGATCATCCACATGGCACCGGACATGCTCATGGCCATGAAGGCGACAACGAAGACCGTCTGCGTGTAGTCCGGTCCACCCAGCGTGGCGTCCATGGTGGCCGCGGCGAGCGACGCCGAAGCCGACTCTGTGGCGGCGGATCCCACCAGGCCGATCCGGACCAGCACCGCCGGGGTGCCGAACAGGGTCAGGAGCGCGACGCTGACGAGGACCACCGCGAGCGAAGGTCCGATCGCTGCCACGGCACCTGCCCTGAACGAGGTCTTCAGCTCGGCCTGGGAGATGTTGGCGGAGGGACCCGCCTTCTGGGCTGCGCGCATGTAGATCACTGATTGAAGGATGATCGCTCCGAAAACACCGATCGCCAGAATCCACAGGATGGGAATGTTGGCGATGGCGAGGATATCGGTGGATCCTCCGGGCATGACTGCGGTTTTCATGACTGCTCCAGGGGGCTGGGGTGACGGATCATTGACGGGGAAGGTCTAGACATGATGGGAAAGGGTTGTCTGGTCGAGGGCGATCAGTGTTTGGGTGAGGGCGGTAACGCCGGTCGCGACATCGGTGAAGTCTGTCCATTCCTCGGGACAGTGGCTCTTGCCGGCCTTGGAGGGGATAAAAATCATGCCCATCGGCGCGAGGGTCGCCATGTGGACGGCGTCGTGCGTGGCACCGCTCGGGACCGGCATCCAGGGGACACCCAGCGTGTCGGCAACCCGCGCTGCGGTGTCGTGGACACCCGGGTGGGTCTGGACCACCTCGTTGTCGGTCGACCAGGTGAAGTCGACGTCGACACCGTGCTGGCTGGCCTGGTCCAGAATTTCGTGGGCGAGCCGGCCCTTGACGCCGGAAAGCCAGTCCGCGTCGACGCTCCGCACCTCGCTGGTCATCCTGACCAGCGACGGAACCACGTTGGGCGAGCGGGACTCGGATTCGAGTCGGGTGGTGGTTGCCACGCCATGGGTGGGTGCACCGCATCCTTCCCTCCTCACGGCGAGGACCGCCTCGGCGGCGGCAACCATGGCGTCGGCCCGGTCGGTCATCGGCCTTGTCCCGGCGTGGTCAGGTGAACCAGTGAAGACCGCGAGGAGCCGCTGGATTCCCGCGATGCCGGTAACGATCCCGAGGGGAAGTCCACGCTGCTCGAGGGTGGGGCCCTGCTCAATGTGCAGTTCGAGGAAAGCGTGCAACCCGGTGCTGCGGGCCCAGTGGGAGTTGAGGGTGGCGGCCGGGTCGAGACCGAAGTCTGAATAGCTTTCACCGAGGGTCACTCCCCGGTAATCGGTGCGGTCCAGATCCTGGGCGGTCAGCTCGCCGGCGGCGGCGCGGCTGCCGAGGCAGCTGAGCCCGTAGGGGTTGGATTCCTCACCAAAGAAGTCGACCACCAGGAGGTCCCGGGTCAGGGAGGTGCCACTTTCCCGCAGTTGGCGAACCGCGTCGAGCGCCCCGAGCACTCCGACGATCCCGTCAAAGCGACCGCCACCGTCGACCGTGTCCGTGTGGGATCCGGTGACTAGCGCGGGCGCGTTGGGGTTGGTTCCGGGAAGCCGCCCCACGATGTTGCCGGCACCATCGGTGTGCACCTCGAGTCCGGCGTCTTTCATGCGCTGGCCTGTCCACTGCCGGGACTCACGGTAGGCCTCGCTGAACACATCCCGGGTCCATCCCGGGCGGGAGGCCTCACGGTAGTCGGAGAGTTCGGTGATCCCGGCTCCTAACCGCTCGGCTGCCTCGATCGCGTGGCTTGGAGTGTGCAAAATGGGGCCTTCCGTCGAGGTCGTCGGGCGGTATGCGAAATTTCAGCGCAAACGATTGCATTGAATCCCATATGAATAACGCTCGTGCGAATATGGTCTACATCACACTACCGATGCCACGTTTCGTCAAGGTTTCGCGGGAATTAACTCTTCACCCTTCACTCTTCGCGCCTATCGCCGAGGACAATTCACGCAAACCATTGCAGGCATGACGGTGCGGGGGGCCGTAGACTTCGCTGAAGGAATGGAAGGGGCAGGGCTATTTCTGATCCAACGGGCGCACAGCGCCAAAGACCGGTAACGCTGGCGACCGTTGCCCGGCATGCCCAGGTGCACGTATCAACCGTTTCGCGCGCCCTGAGCGAGGATCCCTCCGGGGTGGGAACAGACACCGTCCGCCGGGTCCGGGAGTTGGCAGCGATGCTCGGATACCACCGGGATGTCGGGGCAGCAGCACTCCGCACCGGAAATTCTCGCCTCATCGGGGTGCTGGTACCCCGCCTGACCGACCTGGTCCTGGCCACCATCTACGAAAGCATTGACGCCGCTGCAGGCACTGCCGGGTACACCACCGTCGTCTCCAACACTCTTGACGATCCGGCTCGTCGACGCAGCCGGCTGGATGCCCTGCTCTCCCGCCGGCTCGACGGCGTGATCATCGGCGACTCACACATCGGAGACACCGCTGCCTTCGAGTTGCAGCAGCGCGGCGTGCCGTACGTCCTGGTGATGCGTAAACTCGAGGGCCATTTGTCGGTGACCACCGACGATCAACTCGGCGGCCGTCTGGCAGCCGAACATCTGCTGTCGCTGGGGCACCAACGGGTGGGAGTGATCGCCGGTGACCTGCTGGCGAGCACCGGCTTGCAACGGACCCAGGGCTTCCGGACCGCTTTCGAGGCTGCCGGGTACCCGATCAATGACCACTACGTGGTGAACTCCGGTTTCGGGGCCCGGGCGGGGCGGCTCGCCGGCGACCAACTCATGAGCCTTCCGCACCCGCCGTCGGCAATCTTCGCCGTGGACGACCTGACAGCTGTCGGCGCCATGGGTGCCATTCGCGCCGTCGGGAAACAACTCCGCGAGGATGTGGCGTTGGTGGGCTACAACGACGTCGATCTGGCCGCCAACCTGCCGGTTCCATTGACCTCTGTCCGCTCGGCGCTCACCGAGATGGGGCAACTCAGCTTCGCCGCGCTGCAACGGCGGATCAACGGTGAGGAGACCGAATCGGTGCTCCTGAAACCAGTGCTTATCCCCCGCGCGACCACGGTTGAACGGTGGGAGTAGGCCCCACCGCGACAGCGTTTTCCAGGATCGCCGCAGCCATTACGCCGTCGGCTGGCCCCCGGCGAACCCTGGTGGGGATCGATGGGGTGGACGGTGCGGGCAAGACCACGTTTGCCGATGCGCTGGCGGAGTACCTTCGACGTCAGGGCCAGAGTGTGGTGCGGGTAAGCCTGGACCACTTCCACCACCGCAAGGAGGGCCAGCGCGATGACCAGCGCAGCAAAGACGGTGAATGCCCCTGACGACATCGCCACCAGCGACAGCATCAGACCGACCGCGACAATTGCGCCCAGAGTGACGGTGAAGCCCACCGCAAACGGCGACAGGGATTGACCGTTCCGGTGCTAAGCGTCCCACCGCGTCGAAACCAGCTCACCGGTCGGGTGGGATAGGCATACTGATAGCTGGGAAACCTGGCTCGCCGACGAGTTCCTCACCTGGTCACGCGTTCATAATGACTCGATCCGTTGCTGGCGCCTCCTACCCACACTGTCCCTCTCCGCTTCCAGTACCGGATCACCCGCGCAGGGTGATCCGGGCCCCGCCTGTCTGAGGACAATGACAGGATATGGACGGACAGGGGGAACCCGCAATCCGAACCCTCCTCCGCCCATCGCTCCCCGCGGCCGCAGTAGGATTCGTCGAGAGCCGTCTGGGTCGACCTTCCGGGAACCTAGGCCGTCACCCCCAACTCCGGTTGATGGATCTTCGCCATTTTCACCGCCCCAGGCTGGCCATCGGGCTACCGTGTCATTGTCGCCCGGTCACGGCGGTCGGAACACGCCAACGATGGAGTGCGGCTCCGCTGGCGCTCTCTGCCGTTCCCGGGCCTCTCCTGATGATGGTGCTGATGCTGGCCCACGGAGTCGTCTTGGCCCAGAGTCCCCCGGGCCGACACCGCACTGTATCAAGCGAAAAACCTAGGCTTTAGCGGGGTGGCCTGGTCGACCTACTCGTCCGGGGTCTCGGCGCCCTGGAGCTCATCCGAATTCGCTGGAGAATCGTGTAACACCTGTTGGGGTCTTTTGCTCCGCCGCCAATTCAAGCCGCGCCACAATAGGGGTCGTAAAACTGATGACTATAACTGTCGGGTAGTCATCGATTGGGTCGCAAGGTCATATAATCGGTGAATGCCGATCACCAGCCTCATTTATGGCTCCCGCCCGCTGCCTTCCCCCACAACCCAGCGTGAGGGCAATCTGTGAGCGGCGGTCTTGTCGCGCTGCTGGATGATGTCGCGGCTCTGGCCCGCATTGCAGCTGCCTCAGTGGATGATGTCGCGGCCGGCGCCGCCAAAGCGGGGGCAAAAGCCGCGGGCGTAGTGATCGACGACGCTGCCGTGACCCCGCAGTACATGTCCGGGGCCGATCCGTCCCGCGAGCTGCCGATGATCAAGCGAATCTTCTGGGGCTCCCTGCGGAACAAGCTGTTGATCATCCTCCCCGCGCTGCTGCTCATCAGCGCCTTCATCCCTTGGATTATCCCGTTCATCCTCATGGCTGGCGGCACTTACCTTTGCTACGAAGGCGCGGAGAAGGTCTGGCACAAGCTTCGCGGCCAGCACGCGGTCGAGAAGGCTCCTGCTGTCGACCGAGGTCCCGAGGCGGAGGCGAAGGTCACCAAAGGGGCCATCACCACTGACTTCATCCTGTCGTGCGAGATCATGGTGATCTCCATGAACGAGGTGGCCGATGAATCGATCTGGGCCCGAGCGATCATCCTGGTGGTCGTCGCGATCGCCATCACCGTCATCGTGTACGGAGCGGTCGCGCTGATCGTCAAGATGGACGACATTGGCCTGCACCTGACCACCAAGGACTCCGAAGGGTCCAAGCGTTTCGGCGAGATGCTCGTCAAAGGCATGCCGTCGGTGCTTGCCACGATCACCCTGATCGGGACCGTCGCCATGCTGTGGGTTGGTGGTCACATCATGTTGCAGGGTGCCTACGATCTCGGCTGGCACGCCCCCTACGACCTGGTGCACGTCCTCGAGGCACCCTTCGCCGGCATCGCCGTCGTCGGCGGTTTCCTGGCTTGGCTGGTGAACACCCTGTGCTCAGCGGTCCTCGGACTCATCTGGGGCCTCATGGTGATGGCCATCGTGCACCCGCTGATCAAAGCGCTGCCGTTCGGCAAGAACAAGGGTGGTCACGAAGAAGGAGACCTGCGCGCCGCAATCGCCGGCCACCGGCCGAAACACGACTCGGAGCCGGCCTCCTAAGTCAGGGTGGCTGTCCCATCGGGATGATCGACGACGACGTCGCTCTCCGGTTCGGCGTGCTCTTCAAGACGGCGTTCGTGCTTGGCTGCGGCACGGTCCGCGAGATATCCGGCGAAGATGAACACTGCCGTACCCACGGCCATCCATGGTCGCGGGTGCTGAACTCCAAACTGGCGAAGTTTCCTCTCCAGTCGTAAGTCGATTGACTCGCTGACGGTAGCCAAGCGAAGCGTGGCAACACCTGCGGCGAGGCCGGCCAGGACCCTCAGAGGTAGCTGCTTGCCGCCGATCGTGACGCCTGCGTAAAGGCCCGACACAACCGCTGATGCCACACGCATCGTGCGGCGGTCCCGATCGTCCAGCTTGGTGGGGTCGACAAGCGTTAGCCCACCCATGGCGACAACAGACGCCGCGCCAAAGACTGGCGACGCCGGATCGGCCATTGACTTCTGCAGGTGACTAGTCATGCATCGTCGTCACATCTGATCGAGACAAAAAGTGGCGCTGTGGCTTTCAGAAAGATGAGCGTTCCGGGCACTTCCCCACGGTAACACTCCCCTTACCCGGCCGGCCAGACCCTACCAATCGCCGTCTCGTGCCGATACAGTTCGATGTGGGGAGCCATCGTCGT comes from the Arthrobacter sp. CAN_C5 genome and includes:
- a CDS encoding LacI family DNA-binding transcriptional regulator, whose protein sequence is MATVARHAQVHVSTVSRALSEDPSGVGTDTVRRVRELAAMLGYHRDVGAAALRTGNSRLIGVLVPRLTDLVLATIYESIDAAAGTAGYTTVVSNTLDDPARRRSRLDALLSRRLDGVIIGDSHIGDTAAFELQQRGVPYVLVMRKLEGHLSVTTDDQLGGRLAAEHLLSLGHQRVGVIAGDLLASTGLQRTQGFRTAFEAAGYPINDHYVVNSGFGARAGRLAGDQLMSLPHPPSAIFAVDDLTAVGAMGAIRAVGKQLREDVALVGYNDVDLAANLPVPLTSVRSALTEMGQLSFAALQRRINGEETESVLLKPVLIPRATTVERWE
- a CDS encoding DUF5058 family protein; protein product: MKTAVMPGGSTDILAIANIPILWILAIGVFGAIILQSVIYMRAAQKAGPSANISQAELKTSFRAGAVAAIGPSLAVVLVSVALLTLFGTPAVLVRIGLVGSAATESASASLAAATMDATLGGPDYTQTVFVVAFMAMSMSGAMWMIATLALTPLLKRGDSKLRHVNPALMAIVPAAALIGAFASLGIAEFGKTPVHIITVIVSALVMGVCLFLAKTLSAAWLREWGLGIAILVGLAVAYFAHTAGLAPAAA
- a CDS encoding DUF808 domain-containing protein codes for the protein MSGGLVALLDDVAALARIAAASVDDVAAGAAKAGAKAAGVVIDDAAVTPQYMSGADPSRELPMIKRIFWGSLRNKLLIILPALLLISAFIPWIIPFILMAGGTYLCYEGAEKVWHKLRGQHAVEKAPAVDRGPEAEAKVTKGAITTDFILSCEIMVISMNEVADESIWARAIILVVVAIAITVIVYGAVALIVKMDDIGLHLTTKDSEGSKRFGEMLVKGMPSVLATITLIGTVAMLWVGGHIMLQGAYDLGWHAPYDLVHVLEAPFAGIAVVGGFLAWLVNTLCSAVLGLIWGLMVMAIVHPLIKALPFGKNKGGHEEGDLRAAIAGHRPKHDSEPAS
- a CDS encoding M20 family metallo-hydrolase produces the protein MHTPSHAIEAAERLGAGITELSDYREASRPGWTRDVFSEAYRESRQWTGQRMKDAGLEVHTDGAGNIVGRLPGTNPNAPALVTGSHTDTVDGGGRFDGIVGVLGALDAVRQLRESGTSLTRDLLVVDFFGEESNPYGLSCLGSRAAAGELTAQDLDRTDYRGVTLGESYSDFGLDPAATLNSHWARSTGLHAFLELHIEQGPTLEQRGLPLGIVTGIAGIQRLLAVFTGSPDHAGTRPMTDRADAMVAAAEAVLAVRREGCGAPTHGVATTTRLESESRSPNVVPSLVRMTSEVRSVDADWLSGVKGRLAHEILDQASQHGVDVDFTWSTDNEVVQTHPGVHDTAARVADTLGVPWMPVPSGATHDAVHMATLAPMGMIFIPSKAGKSHCPEEWTDFTDVATGVTALTQTLIALDQTTLSHHV
- a CDS encoding zeta toxin family protein, coding for MGVGPTATAFSRIAAAITPSAGPRRTLVGIDGVDGAGKTTFADALAEYLRRQGQSVVRVSLDHFHHRKEGQRDDQRSKDGECP